The Schistocerca nitens isolate TAMUIC-IGC-003100 chromosome 6, iqSchNite1.1, whole genome shotgun sequence DNA segment TGTGGGTAATCAAATATTTCCAATTGAAAAGGACGCAGGAGCATCTTCGTTACCCCTGCaggatgcggctgagaattgccttgaagaaggaaacgcattacAGTTAtgaaatgttggttgcatagcttcaggcaaaatttctcaccagcccctagtacttggcgggagacactattgttctaggcatctttatgtgctccctgcgtGTTCAGAACTAAAGAAACAACGTAatgtgatcgacgggcatactagagacactgcccaaaacacctgtgcaaaacttcatcggattttcactgtggtttccatttcgcggccaattgttccttactttccgaataatcctcGTATATTTGTTATCCTGGCACTTTTATTTTCCTTTGGTTCTAGAGTGATACGTGAGCGAATATAAGAGTTCGATTTTAGTAAGAATTAGCATTTTACTAAAATGATTTTCTGTCTCTGCATTTACTCTCTTTGTGTAAGTTCTCGAAAGAAACTGAGAGTTGGAGACGTAGATAGCACTACAGCTCTTCTCTacaaatgtaactgagatttggacgTTGAAAATCACTGTGCTTTTAGAAACGTAGACGGTATGCCCCTGAAAATCTTTCCCTCGAAGGTATGTTACGCAAAACCTGTTTCCATTGATCACTCTTGCAGTGCTCTGGAAGTAGGTCACATCCCATCAAATTAATCTGTACAATAACTTGTCGATAAGAGGGGTTTTATTCATTTTGTGCAGAGGCGCTGCCCAGGATGGTGGAGACGGGATGCAACGACTGCTCGCCTAAGCAGGTGGAGAACGGCGTCAAGGTCATCAAGCACATGACGGAGAACTACCCCGAGGAGTGGGCCCAGATGAAGGCCAAGTACGACCCCACTGGAGAGTTCTCCAAGAAGCACGCCGACACCTGGAAGCAGCGCGGCGTCACCTTCTGAGCGCAGCTTCTTCACCACAGCCCTACTCACCTCTGACTGCGTATCTGATTGTCCGGCCACGTCATATTCAACATCTCATCACAGAAGAAAATGTGAATATTCCTATCTGTTGTAAGATTAGGTTTCAGTAACTTTCTAAAACACACAAATcacattgtttaaaaatttactgtTAATAAAATCGTTTTCCTTCAAATGTTAATTTTCTTTCTTCCCACATGTCTtgagaaaaggaaatacaaaataaATCTACATTTACACATTTTGTAATCTGTCTGACCTTACAATCGTTCACAGAActtggggtggaggggagggggagggaggggaagagattttTTCTTATGGAGTGTGAAATAAAGACTGAACGTTTCCAGAGATCTCGGAACAACGCTCACTTCGTCATCATGTTACCGAATCAGACATGTGCGGTTAGTACGATTACTCTAGTTCAGATAAAGAAAGCTTTTCGATAAGAAGTGCTGAAGTTAGTAGGTAATATTTTCTGTCATAACGGATACAAACAAGAGTTAGACGACCAGTTAAACGGCATTTCGCGActcaaaaaactttaccaacagccgtgtattttgggttattttattttatatatcaaatgcTGCGAGTTTCGGCAACtcaatattgccatcttcaggccccatacgcttttttcgtATTAACAAGCTTACCGTATGGTGCCATAAAACTGGAACCGTAAATCCGAACCGTTATGCACGTAATTCGTGTTTCATATGAATCAGTTGCATAACGGTTCGGGTTTATAGTTCCAGTCATGCCGTCTAAGTTATGCAACTGATTCATGTTTCGGGTTTATGGCTCTAGTTTTATAGCGCCATACGATAAGCTTGTTAATACggaaaaagcgtatggggcctcaAGATGGCAATATTAACTTGTAGAAACTGGTAGCATTtgaccataaaataaaataaccaaaaacatacggctgttggtaaagttttttgaatcCAGAAATATGTACCAGCCGATGTCCCGTGCccataatggaccgacagagacTGTTTAACGACATGTGGATCCCACATTGATCGATAACCTTGTTGTGATGAATCTTGCTGGCACCACGTTTAGAAAACTTTGGCGTGATTTTTCTTTAGGAAAGCTCACAACGTGCATCGACGTTTGCTTTAGCAATACATACGTTTTGAAGATTCTGGCATTATGTTTTGCTCAAGGTAAAAGATTAAAAACGTGACTACTGTAGAGTAGCTCTCTTCTCCTACAGGCCACTGTAATCGTTGGCGTATGGCGTGTGCTAGACTGCTACAAGTGAACCGAAAACAACGCCATTTATAGAATTAGGAACAGATTACGGGAAGGTAAAGCGCCAACAaggaaatacacacattaaaacaaTAAATACCTTATAAGTGGgaatttttcaaagaaataacGAAATTTCTTATTCCTCAGTATATCTCAGAGGGCTTAACGTTGGTGGAAGATAAACAATACACCATTTATTCTGTATGAATGCTAGAATGAAGTTGTATGTTCACGACGTACAAATTTGTTCTCTTGGGGACAGCAGCACCACCACCTGATTGTTCAGTGATGATGATGTGTGCAGCGAAGTACCGTCGTTGGACGATGGTAAGTAAGTTTAGGGTTAAATGactaaaatttaaattttgttgaaTGATTGGCAGCTCCCTTTAAATGTGGTTAAATACAAGATAATTCCTATAACAaacataacaaagaaaaaaaaaatgtgtagtatCAGCAACAAACTCACAAATTATTTAATGACAGATGCGTATGTGGCATTAGTGTGCTTTGGGAGAGATGCACTATTTTTTTCTGGTAATTTTTATTTGCGGCAACAAATTATAGACATGATGAACGCACAGTTCATGAAAATACATTTCCTGCCCACGTCACCAAATTTTCGATGTTCGGCGAAGCTTTTGTTACTGAACTAGGCTGAACACATTACAcgaacaaaatattaataatacacCATATTCTCATTTGCTCCGAAACGATACTCTGACAGAGTTGTCTAACACGAGATCATTTCAGTTAAATGTGACGAGCAATTGTAAGTTCGCAGCTCGCGTACAAATCAGTCGCTCTTATGGTTTCGTGACGAGAAACAAATCTCTAGATTTATAATTAACGGTTTGTTAAGCTTCCTGATCTTCCCACTTacttataacataaaaacatatttaTGAGTGGTTCTCAAGGAGAGAATACGTATCTTAAATTGACCACAAGGTGCTGGGAGAGAGAACAAAAGCGATCTAAAAACAGTATCTCGGTACCGAAGCGGCTATATTGCAAACAGAGATATTTATTTTTTACAATACGTACTGAATTCCCGAGAACCACGTTGAGAATTTGTTGCTGATAATGTCTTTCTTATTAAGATGTCATCTGCCCAACATTGCTTCACTACTTGACAAATGCATCATCAAGCTCCCCCACCTTGCCGATAATCATGCCACGGATTGGCCTTGAAAACCGACGTCACCATCTAACTACATCCTCGCTCTCTCAAACGCTTACGGCCACGAAAATATCCATAGCGCAACCGCAGTTTGTGGAAAAATAACGATATGCTTCTGTCTTGAATAAGACCTCATTCCTTGTGGGTACCAATAAATCACACAGTCCTAATATAATTATCATATTATCTTTGAGGAAAATGAGACTGGAGGCATGTTATTGTCTTTGCTACAAATCAGTGTGATCTGAACCCGATGTAACACATTTCGGAGGCTCTCTGCCGTCAGCTTCGCGAAAAGACGACAACTCAAGTCACAGGAATTGCGTGACCTAGGACAAGTAACTCCGGAAGCACAGCAAGGTCTTGTGGAATAAATGCacgtagaatcgctgctgtatttcaCTCCAAAGATAGACCaacacgctattaggcaggtgatcataatgtcacACTAtccggtcacattgatgtgaccacgtGTCAAAAGCCGAAATAACGACTTTTTGCTTCGCGGACGGCTGCAAAACGAGCTGgagaagagtcagtgaggttcgggaaggcaccgacagggatgtggaaccatgtcgACTTCAGTTCCGTATCCAGCTGCACGAGGCTTCTCGACTGAGTATTGTGACGCCAACCGCTGAATCCAGTTGGTCCGacagattctcaactgggtttaaatccggggagtttggtagccagggaaGTACgttaaactcaccctggtgctcttcgaaccatccaCCTACATTTTGAGCTGtgagacacgttgcattgtcctctttggatgatgtcatcgtgctgaggaaaaactagTTGCATTTTaaggtggacatggtcccaaagAATAGATACATAATTGTGCTGACCCATTGTACCTTCTAGAATGATGAGA contains these protein-coding regions:
- the LOC126262692 gene encoding ejaculatory bulb-specific protein 3-like; translation: MARVLILCCLLVVVALSADAAPQDRLENINVDEVLSNRRLLRTYVQCILDDGDGRCTKEGKELKKALPRMVETGCNDCSPKQVENGVKVIKHMTENYPEEWAQMKAKYDPTGEFSKKHADTWKQRGVTF